The Rhizobium sp. ACO-34A genome segment CGAGCCGGGGGTATTTCATGGGCGATCTCAATCTGCGGCAGATCGAGGTCTTCAGGGCCACGATGAAGTTCGGGACGGTGACGGCGGCTGCCGCCGCACTCGCCTCGTCGCAGCCGACCATCACCCGCGAGCTCAGGCGTCTCGAGGATACGGTGGGCTTCTCGCTGTTCGAACGTCGGCGTCAGCGGCTTCATCCGACCGCCCGGGCGCTGAAGCTCTATCACGAGGTGCAGGCTTCCTTCATCGGGCTCGACCGCATCAATGTCTGCGTCGACGGATTGCGCGGCTCCTATGACGAGATCCTCTACATCGCCACCCTGCCCGCCTTCGCCCAGAACCTTCTGCCCGAGGCTCTGCGGCGGCTGATGACCCGCCACCCGCATGTCTCGGTACGCATCGACACCTCCGACCCGCGCGACCAGTCGCCGATTTCCGGTTTCAACTTCGATATCGGCCTGATCGAGGGAAGCTATGGTTCCGAGAGCGCCGATGTCCTGACGGTCGGCAGTTTCGATCAGGTCTGCGTGATCCCTGCCGGCCATGCGCTGGCGGAAAAGAAGGTTCTGGTTCCCGAGGATTTCCACGATGTCGACTTCATCTCTCTCGGGGATAACGATCCCTTCCGCATGCAGATCGACCGGATGTTCGACGAAGCCGGGGTGACGCGAAAGATGTCGATCAGCACCCAATCGGCAAACGCCGTCTGCGAAATGGTCGCCTGCGGGCTGGGGGTCGCGATCATCAACCCGCTCACCGCCCTGTCCTATCGTGACAAGCCCATCGTGCTCAGAAAGCTGTCCCGCTCGATCCGCTTCCTCGTTTCGGCGCTGCGGCCGGCAAACCGGCCCGTGGTCAACAGCGGCGAGAGCCTCGTGCAATATCTGACGGCCGTCTGCGGCGAGCGGGCGCGTCTGCTGGAAAGCATTCTGGAGAAATAGCGTTCAATTGGTACCGGCCGGCTTCTTGCCGGAGGGTGTGCCGTCGGGGTTCATGCCGTAGTGGCGGTAGAGCGCCTGTTCGTCGGCGGCAAGCTGGGCATCCATGCGCGCATCGGCGCTTTTCGCCCAGGCGTTGCGGGCCGCAAGCGCGACCGGCGCCTTGGCGAAACTGGAGAGCCCGGTGGGATCGGCCGAAGCCGCAAGGCTTGTCGCCCCTTGCGCTGCGCCGAACGCCGTCGCCTCGGCGTTTAGCTGCTTTTCCAATGCCCTCGTCTTGTCCGAGAATTGCGCTCC includes the following:
- a CDS encoding LysR family transcriptional regulator, producing MGDLNLRQIEVFRATMKFGTVTAAAAALASSQPTITRELRRLEDTVGFSLFERRRQRLHPTARALKLYHEVQASFIGLDRINVCVDGLRGSYDEILYIATLPAFAQNLLPEALRRLMTRHPHVSVRIDTSDPRDQSPISGFNFDIGLIEGSYGSESADVLTVGSFDQVCVIPAGHALAEKKVLVPEDFHDVDFISLGDNDPFRMQIDRMFDEAGVTRKMSISTQSANAVCEMVACGLGVAIINPLTALSYRDKPIVLRKLSRSIRFLVSALRPANRPVVNSGESLVQYLTAVCGERARLLESILEK